A single region of the Polymorphum gilvum SL003B-26A1 genome encodes:
- a CDS encoding 5-oxoprolinase subunit B family protein — protein MSIRFSFGGDEHIFAEVSEEMSLEAFFTSLSMTNAVRAASIRGVTEICPANASFQIKFDPDQIKPDDLLKELQSMEGAAAKSDASLKTRIMEVPVFYQDPWTHETLMRFRERHQDPKSTDLEYAAAVNGLGSVEEFVKAHSSQPWFVSMVGFVAGLPFLYQMVERKRQLEVPKYLRPRTDTPKLTVGHGGCFSCIYSVRGAGGYQMFGITPMPIYDPNQKVSYLQDEMCFFRPGDIVKWKPITRDEYDAALEEVEANRFEPLIRDCTFSLSDFNRDIDGTNTKLMEVLHGR, from the coding sequence ATGTCGATACGCTTTTCGTTCGGCGGCGACGAACACATCTTCGCCGAGGTCTCCGAGGAGATGTCGCTTGAGGCATTCTTCACCAGCCTGTCGATGACAAATGCGGTACGCGCCGCGTCGATCCGCGGTGTTACCGAGATCTGTCCGGCCAACGCCAGCTTCCAGATCAAGTTCGATCCGGATCAGATCAAGCCGGATGACCTGCTGAAGGAATTGCAGTCGATGGAAGGGGCGGCGGCCAAGTCCGACGCCAGCCTCAAGACCCGAATCATGGAAGTCCCAGTGTTCTACCAGGATCCCTGGACGCATGAGACGCTGATGCGCTTTCGTGAGCGCCACCAGGACCCTAAGTCGACCGACCTGGAATATGCCGCCGCGGTGAACGGCCTCGGATCGGTCGAAGAGTTCGTCAAGGCGCACTCCAGCCAGCCGTGGTTCGTGTCCATGGTCGGCTTCGTTGCAGGCCTGCCGTTCCTCTATCAGATGGTCGAACGCAAACGGCAACTCGAGGTGCCGAAATATCTGCGCCCGCGTACCGATACGCCGAAGCTGACCGTCGGTCACGGCGGCTGCTTCTCGTGTATCTATTCGGTGAGAGGCGCCGGCGGCTACCAGATGTTCGGGATCACGCCAATGCCAATCTACGACCCGAACCAGAAAGTGTCTTATCTGCAGGACGAAATGTGCTTCTTCCGTCCAGGCGACATCGTGAAGTGGAAGCCGATTACCCGCGACGAGTATGACGCGGCGCTGGAAGAGGTCGAGGCCAACCGCTTCGAACCGCTTATCCGCGACTGCACCTTCAGCCTGTCCGATTTCAACCGCGACATCGATGGCACCAACACCAAGCTGATGGAGGTTCTCCATGGCCGTTAA
- a CDS encoding hydantoinase/oxoprolinase family protein, giving the protein MRTEYRLGIDAGGTFTDFVLADRSGQVRLYKALSTPQDPTLAIRNGLALISEDLGVAASEIIPNCDLCINGTTVGLNALIQHKGAKTGLICTAGHEDSLEIRLGHKEDGYRYDPEYPPATMLVPRYLRRGARERVLSDGRVRMPLNEDDVRAACELFRAEGVETVAISFVWSVLHPDHERRAGAIVREMMPGAILTLGSELYPQVREYTRTSTAVVNAYLAPIMKRYVDAVDAYFQALGARQPVRYFQSNGGLAIGQAMTDRSVYAINSGPASAPAAGQYVCEPFGKRDVITVDMGGTSFDITLTKDGLTNINKNIDFLRYRIGVPMIQVETLGAGGGSIGWIDEMGLMQMGPQSAGSDPGPACYGQGGTLPTVSDANLVLGYLNPDGLVGGRLPLDYRKAHDAIRTNLAEPLGLTVERAAYGMFTIVNANMVNGIRRVTVERGYDPRDFVLVGAGGATAAHITALAEAMGINTIVLPKLASGLCAFGQIISDVKYNYMATAPLRLDNDAAYARVDALFHEIEAQGIAHLKADGFDDGSIAIRRSLDMRYVGQVHECTVEIDRFTVDASSVEAIREAFHRRHEQLYTYSERHSTVEVVNIESTLYGLLDKPKRMHLGAGVRPDEALKGHRDAVFGADGSRRSTPIIDGGLLGAGARVEGPAIIEEVTTTIVIEPGWTAVLDESGSYLITRNRTEGK; this is encoded by the coding sequence ATGAGAACCGAATATCGACTGGGTATCGACGCGGGCGGCACGTTCACCGACTTCGTCCTGGCTGACAGGAGCGGCCAGGTGCGCCTCTACAAGGCCTTGTCCACTCCCCAGGACCCGACCCTTGCAATCCGCAACGGGCTGGCGCTGATTTCCGAGGACCTCGGGGTTGCCGCAAGCGAGATCATTCCGAACTGCGATCTGTGCATCAACGGCACCACGGTCGGCCTAAACGCCCTGATCCAGCACAAGGGTGCCAAGACCGGACTGATCTGTACGGCCGGTCACGAGGACAGCCTCGAGATCCGTCTCGGCCACAAGGAGGACGGCTACCGCTACGATCCCGAATATCCGCCTGCGACGATGCTCGTGCCGCGCTACCTGCGGCGCGGTGCGCGCGAGCGCGTGCTCTCCGACGGCCGGGTCCGCATGCCGCTCAATGAGGACGATGTGCGCGCCGCATGCGAGTTGTTTCGTGCCGAGGGCGTGGAGACCGTGGCGATCAGCTTCGTCTGGTCGGTGCTGCATCCCGATCACGAGCGCCGCGCCGGCGCGATCGTGCGCGAGATGATGCCGGGCGCCATCCTCACCCTGGGATCGGAACTCTATCCGCAGGTGCGCGAGTACACGCGGACCTCAACGGCCGTGGTCAACGCCTATCTGGCGCCGATCATGAAGCGCTATGTCGATGCCGTGGATGCCTATTTCCAGGCGCTCGGGGCGAGGCAGCCGGTGCGCTACTTCCAGTCCAACGGTGGGCTGGCGATCGGTCAGGCGATGACCGACAGGTCGGTCTATGCCATCAACTCCGGCCCCGCCTCGGCCCCCGCCGCCGGCCAGTATGTCTGCGAGCCCTTCGGCAAGCGCGACGTCATCACGGTCGACATGGGCGGCACATCCTTCGACATCACGCTGACCAAGGATGGTCTGACCAACATCAACAAGAACATAGATTTTCTGCGTTACCGGATTGGCGTGCCGATGATCCAGGTCGAGACGCTCGGCGCCGGCGGCGGTTCGATCGGCTGGATCGACGAGATGGGCCTGATGCAGATGGGGCCGCAATCGGCCGGGTCGGATCCGGGGCCGGCCTGCTACGGCCAGGGCGGTACGCTGCCGACCGTCTCGGACGCGAACCTCGTGCTCGGCTATCTCAACCCGGACGGTCTGGTGGGCGGCCGGTTGCCGCTCGACTACCGCAAGGCCCATGACGCGATCCGTACCAACCTTGCGGAGCCACTCGGCCTGACGGTCGAGCGAGCAGCCTACGGCATGTTCACCATCGTCAACGCCAACATGGTCAACGGCATCCGGCGCGTGACGGTGGAACGCGGCTACGATCCGCGCGACTTCGTGCTGGTCGGGGCCGGCGGTGCGACGGCGGCCCATATCACGGCGCTTGCCGAAGCCATGGGTATCAACACGATCGTCCTGCCGAAGCTCGCGTCGGGCCTGTGCGCCTTCGGGCAGATCATCTCCGACGTCAAGTACAATTACATGGCGACCGCGCCGCTGCGGCTCGACAACGATGCCGCCTATGCACGGGTCGATGCCCTCTTCCACGAGATCGAGGCGCAGGGCATCGCACATCTGAAGGCCGACGGCTTCGACGACGGCAGCATCGCGATCCGGCGCAGCCTGGACATGCGCTATGTCGGACAGGTGCACGAATGCACGGTCGAGATTGACCGCTTCACCGTCGACGCCAGTTCGGTCGAGGCGATCCGCGAGGCGTTCCACCGGCGGCACGAGCAGCTCTACACCTACTCGGAGCGGCATTCGACGGTCGAGGTCGTCAACATCGAAAGCACCCTCTACGGCCTTCTCGACAAGCCGAAGCGCATGCATCTGGGAGCAGGTGTCCGACCGGATGAGGCCCTGAAGGGCCACCGCGATGCGGTGTTCGGCGCCGACGGCTCCCGCCGCAGCACACCGATCATCGACGGCGGCCTGCTTGGGGCCGGCGCCCGGGTCGAAGGACCGGCGATCATCGAGGAAGTCACCACAACCATCGTGATCGAACCGGGATGGACGGCCGTGCTTGACGAAAGCGGTTCCTACCTGATCACCCGCAACCGGACGGAGGGCAAATGA
- a CDS encoding AraC family transcriptional regulator, with protein MKTTITTKDIDIAGRSRHWHEAIGRAYFPLDLTFRSPEAFDGELSMWQLGEVSLSRLTSDALLYRRLPKHFQQPGPEEFLVTLPAKSEVRFSQGGKEVRAAPGSFFIERSHEPYEFSHAEHADLWVMKLSSAMLGTRLRAPGRFCSLEFDATNGANGLFVDMIHLIPQRYDAMTEETRSTVGRQLVDLLALALQSDERVLTSGASSVRAAHLGRIEAFVRRHIANPDLGPDEVAAGCGISVRYLHELLRDTNQTLGQWIRDQRLAAAYEDLRNSADGRSIGEIAYARGFTDQAQFSRAFRNRYGITPTEARIGQRGEG; from the coding sequence TTGAAGACCACGATCACGACCAAGGACATCGACATCGCGGGGCGCAGCCGACATTGGCATGAAGCCATAGGACGCGCCTATTTTCCCCTCGACCTCACATTCCGCTCGCCGGAGGCGTTCGACGGGGAGCTCAGCATGTGGCAACTGGGCGAGGTATCCCTGTCCCGGCTTACCTCCGATGCCCTGTTGTACCGGCGGCTGCCGAAACACTTCCAGCAGCCAGGTCCGGAGGAGTTCCTGGTCACCCTGCCCGCCAAGTCCGAGGTCCGTTTCAGCCAGGGCGGCAAGGAAGTCCGCGCGGCGCCCGGGAGCTTCTTCATCGAGCGCAGTCACGAGCCGTACGAGTTCAGCCATGCGGAGCATGCGGATCTTTGGGTCATGAAGCTGTCTTCGGCGATGCTGGGCACACGTCTGCGCGCACCGGGCCGCTTCTGCTCGCTGGAGTTCGATGCGACGAACGGCGCCAACGGTCTCTTCGTCGACATGATCCATCTCATCCCGCAACGATACGACGCCATGACCGAGGAAACCCGGTCGACCGTCGGACGGCAGCTGGTCGACCTGCTGGCGCTTGCGCTGCAGTCCGACGAGCGGGTCCTCACCTCGGGGGCGAGTTCGGTGCGTGCCGCGCATCTCGGCCGGATCGAGGCCTTCGTACGCCGTCACATCGCCAACCCCGATCTCGGCCCCGATGAGGTCGCCGCCGGCTGCGGCATTTCGGTGCGCTACCTGCATGAACTTTTGCGCGACACGAACCAGACACTCGGCCAGTGGATCCGAGACCAGAGGCTGGCCGCGGCCTACGAGGATCTTCGCAATTCCGCCGACGGCCGATCCATCGGCGAGATCGCCTATGCGCGCGGCTTCACCGATCAGGCTCAGTTCTCCCGTGCCTTCCGGAACCGCTACGGCATCACGCCCACGGAAGCGAGAATCGGGCAACGCGGCGAGGGCTGA
- a CDS encoding ABC transporter ATP-binding protein, translated as MKQLSADGVSVAFAGLRALSHVTLSIEPGRITGLIGPNGAGKTTLVNVLTGFQGPTEGAVTLDGAALTGLQPHEVRRRGVARTFQGGRLFRDLPVIDNLEVTGVGLGQSRAAAIAEAETMLDWIGISPLADRIAGTLPYTDERRVAIGRALMGRPGYVLLDEPAAGMSAPEVADLAGLIRRIAGEMGCGVLLIEHNVGLVLDLCDHIVVLDSGAVIESGPPAVIRDSEKVRHAYMGTAADTRLPVLEVMQ; from the coding sequence ATGAAGCAACTCAGCGCAGACGGGGTGTCGGTCGCCTTCGCGGGGCTCAGAGCCCTGTCGCATGTGACCCTTTCCATCGAGCCGGGCCGGATCACCGGCCTCATCGGTCCCAACGGGGCCGGAAAGACGACCCTCGTCAATGTGCTGACGGGCTTTCAGGGCCCGACGGAAGGGGCGGTGACGCTGGACGGCGCCGCCCTGACTGGACTGCAGCCGCACGAGGTGCGCCGACGCGGGGTCGCCCGCACCTTCCAGGGAGGGCGGCTGTTCCGCGACCTGCCGGTGATCGACAATCTGGAAGTCACCGGCGTTGGTCTTGGTCAGAGCCGGGCGGCTGCGATCGCCGAGGCCGAGACGATGCTCGACTGGATCGGCATCTCGCCCCTGGCCGACCGGATCGCCGGCACCCTGCCATACACGGACGAGCGGCGCGTCGCCATCGGTCGCGCCCTTATGGGGCGACCGGGCTATGTGCTGCTTGACGAGCCGGCCGCGGGCATGAGCGCTCCGGAGGTGGCTGATCTCGCCGGCCTGATCCGCCGCATCGCCGGTGAAATGGGCTGTGGCGTGCTGCTGATCGAGCACAATGTCGGGCTGGTCTTGGACCTGTGCGACCATATCGTCGTGCTGGACTCGGGCGCGGTGATCGAATCCGGCCCGCCTGCCGTTATCCGCGACAGCGAAAAGGTCCGCCACGCCTACATGGGTACGGCCGCCGACACGAGGCTGCCTGTCCTAGAGGTGATGCAATGA
- a CDS encoding LamB/YcsF family protein, translating into MAVTINCDMGESFGLYRIGDDAGIMPFIHIANVACGFHASDFNHMRETVRLAKSHGVKVGAHPSLPDLQGFGRREMKIGREEMANCLIYQIGALLGFLKAEGMELNHIKPHGSLYGMAARQEEIAHAVCDAADVFQVPILGMTGTLHETIYPARGHRFVAEFYADLDYRPDGSLIVTREHEAKDPALMAARCVRAITEGKGTATDGSDIPVRCETICIHSDTPNAPDIARAVSAAVAPFTA; encoded by the coding sequence ATGGCGGTAACCATAAACTGTGACATGGGTGAGAGCTTCGGCCTGTACCGCATCGGCGACGATGCCGGCATCATGCCGTTCATCCACATCGCCAATGTCGCATGCGGGTTTCATGCCTCTGATTTCAATCACATGCGCGAAACTGTCCGCCTGGCGAAGAGCCACGGGGTGAAGGTCGGCGCGCATCCCTCGCTTCCGGACCTGCAGGGCTTCGGCCGCCGCGAAATGAAGATCGGCCGCGAGGAGATGGCCAACTGCCTGATCTACCAGATCGGTGCCCTGCTCGGCTTTCTGAAGGCTGAGGGAATGGAACTCAACCACATCAAGCCCCATGGCAGCCTGTATGGCATGGCCGCGCGTCAGGAAGAGATCGCCCACGCGGTCTGCGATGCGGCGGATGTGTTTCAGGTTCCGATCCTGGGCATGACGGGGACGCTGCACGAGACGATCTATCCGGCCCGCGGCCATCGCTTCGTGGCCGAATTCTATGCCGATCTCGATTATCGGCCTGACGGCAGTCTGATCGTCACGCGCGAGCATGAGGCCAAGGACCCTGCACTGATGGCGGCCCGCTGCGTGCGCGCCATCACCGAGGGCAAGGGGACCGCCACAGACGGCAGTGACATCCCCGTGCGATGCGAAACGATCTGCATCCACTCCGACACACCGAACGCCCCGGATATCGCGCGCGCCGTAAGCGCCGCCGTCGCCCCGTTTACCGCCTGA
- a CDS encoding LysR family transcriptional regulator produces MTLTLKQVRYFIAAAETGQISHAAMEMNISQSAVTAAIQGLETQLGVRLLERRPTGVTMTAEGARFLNHARAIVAAVDDAVRSPLGEGARITGRVRLGVTYTVAGYFMARHYARFRRSYPGITLDMIELPRSAVEEALVDGQLDLSVMLTSNLSNHRVLDHETLFRSRRRLWLPSDHPLLSAPAITLADVAQEPYIMLTVDEASETAGRYWERAGLQPETVFVTSSVEAVRSMVAAGMGLTILSDMVYRPWSLEGQRIELRTLVDSIPSMDVGLAWARERPMQEAAAVFRAFISVALGSG; encoded by the coding sequence ATGACCCTGACCCTGAAGCAAGTACGATATTTCATAGCCGCCGCAGAAACCGGCCAGATCAGTCACGCGGCCATGGAGATGAACATCTCGCAGTCGGCCGTGACGGCGGCGATCCAGGGGTTGGAAACTCAGCTCGGCGTGCGGCTGCTTGAGCGCAGACCCACCGGCGTGACCATGACCGCCGAGGGAGCGCGCTTTCTCAATCATGCCCGCGCCATCGTCGCTGCGGTCGACGATGCCGTACGCAGTCCTCTGGGCGAAGGCGCGCGCATCACCGGGCGCGTACGTCTCGGCGTCACTTACACGGTCGCCGGCTACTTCATGGCACGCCACTACGCCCGCTTTCGCCGCAGCTATCCGGGCATAACGCTGGACATGATCGAACTGCCGCGAAGCGCCGTCGAGGAGGCGCTGGTCGACGGCCAACTCGATCTGTCGGTCATGCTGACCTCGAACCTCTCCAACCACCGCGTCCTGGACCACGAAACGCTGTTCCGCTCGCGTAGACGACTGTGGCTGCCCTCCGATCATCCGCTGCTGTCCGCTCCGGCCATCACCCTGGCCGATGTCGCGCAGGAACCCTACATCATGCTGACGGTCGACGAGGCCAGCGAAACGGCGGGGCGCTACTGGGAAAGGGCCGGGCTGCAGCCGGAAACGGTTTTCGTGACGTCCTCGGTCGAGGCCGTCCGCTCCATGGTGGCGGCAGGCATGGGCCTCACGATCCTGTCGGACATGGTTTACCGGCCTTGGTCCCTGGAGGGTCAGAGGATCGAACTGCGTACGCTGGTCGACAGCATCCCGAGCATGGATGTGGGCCTCGCCTGGGCCCGTGAACGGCCGATGCAAGAAGCCGCCGCCGTCTTCCGTGCCTTCATTTCCGTAGCGCTTGGCAGCGGCTGA
- a CDS encoding biotin-dependent carboxyltransferase family protein gives MAVKVISPGLSTTVQDLGRPGYYHLGIPLSGGMDRFSLRAANMLVGNDEGAAVLEAVFLGPELEFTAPATVAVTGGDLPPKVNGEERSGWEAFPVKAGDRLSFGFLKSGARIYIAVSGGIDVPLKLGSRSTYTLGALGGHEGRALQAGDELPIGASAAAGGGSVPSNLRRQPGNPAELRMLPGLYWHRITADAGRRFFADTWKVAPEADRIGYRFRGGTPLDFVPRKQPFGAGSNPSNIVDACYPYGSIQVPGGTEPIVLHRDAVSGGGYMMVGTVISADMDLIGQLQPHMPARFVEVTMEQALAARADRAAALQRVRAHLGR, from the coding sequence ATGGCCGTTAAGGTGATTTCTCCCGGTCTCTCCACCACCGTGCAGGACCTTGGCCGGCCCGGCTACTACCATCTGGGCATTCCGCTTTCGGGCGGCATGGACCGCTTCAGCCTGCGTGCCGCCAACATGCTGGTCGGCAACGACGAAGGGGCGGCCGTTCTCGAGGCCGTTTTTCTCGGCCCTGAACTCGAGTTTACCGCTCCCGCCACGGTAGCCGTGACCGGCGGCGACCTGCCCCCAAAGGTCAACGGCGAGGAACGCAGCGGCTGGGAGGCATTTCCGGTCAAGGCGGGGGATCGCCTGTCCTTCGGATTCCTGAAGTCCGGCGCACGCATTTACATAGCCGTTTCCGGCGGCATCGACGTGCCGCTGAAGCTCGGTTCGCGCTCCACCTATACCCTCGGAGCGCTCGGAGGCCACGAGGGGCGCGCCCTGCAGGCCGGCGACGAGTTACCTATCGGTGCGAGCGCTGCAGCCGGCGGTGGGTCGGTTCCGTCGAATCTGCGGCGGCAACCGGGCAATCCAGCCGAACTGCGGATGCTGCCTGGGCTCTACTGGCACCGCATCACGGCCGATGCCGGCCGGCGCTTTTTCGCCGATACCTGGAAGGTCGCGCCCGAGGCCGACCGTATCGGTTATCGCTTCCGGGGCGGTACGCCGCTCGACTTCGTGCCGCGCAAGCAGCCGTTCGGTGCAGGTTCCAATCCGTCGAACATCGTCGATGCCTGCTATCCCTACGGCTCGATTCAGGTGCCGGGCGGAACCGAACCGATCGTGCTGCATCGCGACGCGGTTTCCGGGGGGGGCTACATGATGGTCGGCACCGTGATCTCTGCCGACATGGACCTCATCGGTCAGCTCCAGCCGCACATGCCTGCCCGTTTCGTCGAAGTGACGATGGAACAGGCCTTGGCGGCACGCGCGGACCGTGCGGCGGCGCTGCAACGCGTCCGCGCGCATCTCGGGCGCTGA
- a CDS encoding hydantoinase B/oxoprolinase family protein, which produces MTKGNAPGRADVDPITLSVVRGILETTQREMTLSLEKTARSSVFNLAHDYSTALFNARPEMILQGQDIPIHLGSLIPAMKVVARYFEGDIHEGDLIIHNDPAWGGSHAIDTCFYRPVFYKGKLKYWTVCKGHLTDVGGPVPAGYNPNAKEIYAECLRIPPVKVWDRGVPRKDVLNLLLTNMRARRDQEGDFNALIGACQVGERALIAMLDKYGEEQVDACIDTLLDMAERQMRGLIASVPDGSYEGSAILEDAGHGFGDFEIKAKVTIAGDNCHIEISSPPQIPYFINSYEGNSYSGVYLGLMMFAQLPPPYNEGLYRCVTVDMGPKGTLCNAKEPAPHMNCTTTPMETLTDAVRLAFEKAVPSKVSASWGHANGLNIAGWDKRHDEEYVTMVLATIISGAGATPSQDGWHACGPECCFGALTSGDVELLEYSYPIIIHRYSLMTDSGGAGKFRGGSGTAWEVEPLNDDMTFITFGEGRRIPAVGAAGAASTLVDRKVGRLELVKGDESRIIRENVIEVIRPGDRITNMNPGGGGYGDPMERAVEKVVWDVKNGLVSVEGAKEDYGVVIADPATLAVDMAATDALRAQRRAGTAL; this is translated from the coding sequence ATGACAAAGGGGAACGCCCCCGGAAGAGCCGACGTCGATCCGATCACCCTGTCGGTGGTGCGCGGCATTCTGGAAACCACGCAACGCGAGATGACGTTGTCGCTGGAAAAGACCGCGCGCTCGAGCGTGTTCAATCTCGCCCATGACTATTCGACCGCCCTGTTTAACGCGCGGCCGGAGATGATCTTGCAGGGCCAGGACATCCCGATCCACCTCGGCTCCTTGATCCCGGCAATGAAGGTCGTCGCCAGGTACTTCGAGGGCGACATCCACGAGGGCGACCTGATCATCCACAACGACCCGGCCTGGGGCGGGAGCCACGCCATCGACACCTGCTTCTACCGGCCGGTGTTCTACAAGGGCAAGCTGAAGTACTGGACGGTTTGCAAGGGGCACCTGACCGATGTCGGCGGACCTGTGCCGGCGGGCTACAACCCCAACGCCAAGGAAATCTACGCCGAATGCCTGCGCATTCCGCCGGTGAAGGTGTGGGATCGCGGCGTCCCGCGCAAGGACGTGCTGAACCTGCTGCTCACCAACATGCGGGCCAGGCGCGATCAGGAAGGCGACTTCAATGCGCTGATCGGCGCCTGCCAGGTGGGCGAGCGCGCGCTGATTGCCATGCTCGACAAGTATGGCGAGGAACAGGTCGACGCCTGCATCGACACCCTTCTCGACATGGCGGAGCGCCAGATGCGCGGGCTGATCGCCTCGGTGCCGGACGGCAGCTACGAGGGCTCGGCGATCCTTGAGGACGCGGGCCACGGTTTCGGCGATTTCGAGATCAAGGCGAAGGTCACCATCGCCGGCGACAACTGCCACATCGAGATCTCCAGCCCGCCGCAAATCCCGTATTTCATCAACAGCTACGAGGGCAACAGTTATTCCGGCGTCTACCTTGGACTGATGATGTTCGCCCAGTTGCCGCCGCCCTACAACGAGGGGCTTTACCGCTGCGTGACGGTGGACATGGGGCCGAAGGGCACCCTGTGCAACGCAAAAGAACCCGCACCGCACATGAACTGCACCACCACGCCGATGGAAACGCTCACCGACGCGGTGCGCCTTGCCTTCGAGAAGGCTGTGCCGTCCAAGGTTTCGGCCAGCTGGGGACACGCCAACGGCCTGAACATCGCCGGCTGGGACAAGCGCCACGACGAGGAATACGTCACCATGGTGCTGGCGACCATCATCTCGGGCGCCGGCGCCACGCCCAGCCAGGACGGCTGGCACGCCTGCGGACCGGAATGTTGCTTCGGGGCGCTCACCTCGGGCGACGTCGAACTGCTGGAATACAGCTACCCGATCATCATCCACCGCTACTCGCTGATGACCGATTCCGGCGGGGCGGGGAAGTTCCGGGGGGGATCCGGGACCGCCTGGGAGGTCGAGCCTCTCAACGACGACATGACCTTCATCACCTTCGGAGAAGGCCGGCGCATTCCGGCGGTCGGCGCCGCGGGGGCGGCCTCGACGCTGGTTGACCGCAAGGTCGGGCGGCTGGAGCTCGTCAAGGGCGACGAAAGCCGGATCATCCGGGAAAATGTCATCGAGGTCATCCGCCCGGGCGACCGCATCACCAATATGAACCCCGGCGGCGGCGGCTACGGCGACCCGATGGAACGCGCCGTGGAGAAGGTCGTCTGGGACGTGAAGAACGGACTGGTGTCCGTCGAAGGAGCAAAGGAGGACTACGGCGTCGTCATCGCTGACCCCGCAACCCTGGCCGTGGACATGGCCGCAACCGATGCCCTGCGCGCGCAACGCCGCGCCGGCACCGCACTGTGA
- a CDS encoding acetyl-CoA carboxylase biotin carboxylase subunit, giving the protein MLRKLLVANRGEIAVRVIRAARDLGIATVAVYSDADRDALHVQLADEAVHIGPPAPKKSYLDIGAILQAAVDTGCDSVHPGYGFLAENAAFSDAVAAKGLVFVGPSGDAIRLMGDKVAARSAAHAAGVPVVPGSMGRVASIEEARAILIDTGFPVMIKAAAGGGGRGIRIANNLAEFEKAFPQAAAEALAAFGDGGLYMEKVIGRARHIEVQVLGDGADAVHCFERECSLQRRRQKVWEEAPSLALSDKVREELCASAVRLARAVGYSGAGTIEYLYDDAEDRFYFIEMNTRIQVEHPVTEMITGIDLVAEMLRIAGGEPLRLRQRDIAVSGHAIEVRINAEDPARDFVPFPGTVGDLRVPGGPGVRFDSMLYPGYAVPPFYDSLLAKLIVHGETREAAIVRLVRALAELRIAGLKTTKPLFTALAADPAVQAADVHTRWLESWLDQHAGTLIPDPET; this is encoded by the coding sequence ATGCTGCGCAAGCTTCTGGTCGCCAACCGGGGCGAAATCGCGGTGCGGGTGATCCGTGCCGCGCGCGATCTCGGCATAGCGACCGTGGCAGTCTATTCGGACGCCGACCGAGACGCGCTGCATGTGCAACTCGCGGATGAGGCGGTCCACATCGGTCCGCCGGCCCCGAAGAAAAGCTATCTCGACATCGGCGCCATCCTGCAGGCGGCGGTCGACACCGGTTGCGACAGCGTCCATCCGGGTTACGGGTTCCTGGCCGAGAATGCCGCTTTTTCCGACGCGGTCGCCGCGAAGGGGCTGGTGTTCGTCGGTCCCTCGGGGGATGCTATCCGCCTGATGGGCGACAAGGTAGCGGCACGCTCGGCTGCCCATGCGGCGGGCGTACCGGTGGTGCCGGGCTCCATGGGGCGGGTGGCATCCATCGAGGAAGCCCGCGCGATCCTGATCGATACCGGCTTTCCGGTGATGATCAAGGCCGCGGCCGGTGGCGGCGGCCGGGGCATCCGCATAGCCAACAATCTCGCCGAGTTCGAGAAGGCGTTTCCGCAGGCTGCCGCCGAGGCGCTCGCCGCCTTCGGCGACGGCGGCCTCTACATGGAAAAGGTCATCGGCCGGGCCCGGCACATCGAGGTTCAGGTCCTTGGCGATGGCGCCGATGCGGTGCACTGCTTCGAACGCGAATGCTCGCTGCAGCGGCGCCGGCAGAAGGTCTGGGAAGAGGCGCCGTCGCTGGCCTTGTCCGACAAGGTGCGAGAGGAGCTGTGCGCGTCCGCGGTGCGCCTTGCCCGCGCCGTCGGCTATTCCGGCGCCGGGACGATCGAATACCTCTACGACGATGCCGAAGATCGCTTCTATTTCATCGAGATGAACACCCGTATCCAGGTCGAGCATCCGGTGACCGAGATGATCACCGGCATCGATCTGGTCGCCGAGATGCTCCGGATTGCAGGCGGCGAGCCTCTGCGGCTGCGCCAGCGCGACATCGCCGTCAGCGGTCACGCGATCGAGGTCCGGATCAACGCGGAAGACCCTGCGCGCGATTTCGTGCCCTTTCCCGGCACGGTGGGCGACTTGCGTGTGCCAGGCGGCCCAGGTGTTCGGTTCGATTCCATGCTTTACCCGGGATATGCGGTCCCGCCCTTCTACGATTCGCTTCTGGCCAAGCTCATCGTGCACGGCGAAACGCGCGAGGCTGCCATCGTCCGCCTCGTGCGCGCCTTGGCCGAGTTGCGTATCGCGGGCCTCAAGACGACCAAGCCGCTGTTCACCGCTCTGGCCGCCGATCCCGCCGTGCAGGCTGCGGACGTGCACACGCGGTGGCTTGAATCCTGGCTCGACCAGCATGCTGGCACCCTGATCCCCGACCCTGAAACCTGA
- a CDS encoding acetyl-CoA carboxylase: MAQILSHLPGTFYRSPAPDQPPYKADGDSVAAGDVIGLIEVMKSFHEVKAEVAGTNIRFVADNEEPVMAGAVLAEID, from the coding sequence ATGGCCCAGATCCTTTCCCATCTGCCCGGAACCTTCTACCGCAGCCCGGCGCCGGATCAGCCGCCCTACAAGGCCGACGGCGACAGCGTTGCCGCGGGTGACGTGATCGGACTGATCGAGGTGATGAAGAGCTTTCACGAGGTGAAGGCCGAGGTGGCCGGCACAAATATCCGGTTTGTCGCCGACAACGAGGAGCCCGTGATGGCCGGGGCGGTTCTGGCGGAGATCGATTGA